The Thermonema lapsum genome window below encodes:
- a CDS encoding ABC transporter ATP-binding protein — MNEEKQVKSGNVFDWYIAKRLFAFAKPYKRVFWGVVALTLSLAILGPVRPYLVQYTVDHYMEAGKYAGLLWMVVLMLLVLVLQTVAQYLHTYWSAWLGQSIIRDIRIRLYNHILRLRLSFFDKTPIGRLVTRVISDVQTLSDVFSQGLAAMIADVLQLLAILVVMFYTDWRLTLVSLSMLPLLLLSTYIFKEKIKVAFKEVRNAVANLNAFVQEHITGMNIVQIFGSEEHEFKKFKKINAEHRRANLKSVLYYSIYFPVAEVIGALGTALLVWYGAGEVVKQEVSLGILIAFIMYISLFFRPIRLIADRFNILQMGIVSAERIFRLLDNQNMITNSGSYRPAALRGEVVFDNVWFYYNPGEYVLKGISFKVKAGETVAIVGASGAGKTSIISLLNRFYEIERGNILVDGVDIKEYDVEVLRRHIGMVLQDVFLFSGSIRDNITLYNPDITDAQIWEAAEMVGAKDFIERLPGQLDYKVMERGATLSVGQRQLISFIRAMVYHPEIIVLDEATSSVDTETEELIQQAIEKLMKGRTALVIAHRLSTIQHADKIIVLDKGQIVEIGDHEQLLEKNGYYARLYRMQYMAART, encoded by the coding sequence ATGAATGAAGAAAAGCAAGTCAAGTCGGGGAATGTATTTGATTGGTATATAGCCAAGCGTCTTTTTGCTTTTGCCAAGCCCTACAAAAGAGTCTTTTGGGGGGTGGTTGCCCTCACGCTTAGTTTGGCAATTCTGGGACCGGTGCGCCCCTATCTAGTGCAGTACACCGTAGACCACTACATGGAAGCTGGCAAATATGCAGGATTGCTGTGGATGGTCGTTTTGATGTTGCTGGTGTTGGTATTGCAAACCGTCGCTCAATATCTGCACACCTATTGGTCGGCGTGGCTGGGACAGAGTATCATTCGCGACATTCGCATACGCCTTTACAACCACATTTTGCGCCTACGCCTTTCTTTTTTTGATAAAACCCCCATCGGGCGCCTTGTTACGCGGGTGATTTCCGACGTACAAACCCTTTCCGATGTATTTAGTCAAGGCTTGGCTGCCATGATTGCCGATGTGCTGCAATTGCTGGCTATTTTGGTAGTGATGTTTTATACTGACTGGCGTTTGACGCTGGTGAGTCTTTCCATGCTGCCTTTGCTATTGTTGAGTACTTACATCTTCAAGGAAAAAATAAAAGTAGCTTTCAAGGAAGTGCGCAACGCCGTAGCCAATCTCAATGCGTTTGTGCAGGAACACATCACCGGCATGAACATCGTGCAGATATTTGGCAGCGAAGAACATGAGTTCAAAAAATTTAAAAAAATCAATGCCGAACACCGGCGCGCCAACTTGAAATCGGTGCTTTATTATAGCATTTATTTCCCTGTGGCAGAGGTGATAGGGGCTCTGGGCACGGCTTTGTTGGTATGGTATGGCGCCGGCGAGGTGGTGAAGCAAGAAGTATCCTTAGGTATCCTCATCGCTTTCATCATGTATATCTCTCTTTTCTTTCGCCCTATACGCCTTATTGCCGACCGTTTCAATATCCTTCAAATGGGCATCGTCAGTGCCGAGCGGATATTCAGGCTGCTCGATAATCAAAATATGATTACCAATTCGGGGAGCTACCGCCCCGCTGCTCTGCGTGGTGAGGTGGTCTTTGATAATGTATGGTTTTACTATAACCCCGGTGAATACGTCTTGAAAGGCATCAGTTTTAAAGTGAAGGCAGGCGAAACCGTAGCTATTGTGGGAGCAAGCGGAGCTGGAAAAACTTCTATCATCAGTCTGTTGAATCGCTTTTATGAAATCGAGCGTGGCAACATACTGGTCGATGGAGTAGATATTAAAGAATATGACGTGGAAGTGCTGCGTCGCCATATAGGCATGGTGCTGCAAGATGTTTTTCTCTTTTCAGGAAGCATACGCGACAACATTACGCTCTACAACCCCGACATCACCGATGCGCAAATATGGGAAGCTGCCGAAATGGTAGGAGCAAAAGATTTTATAGAGCGACTGCCCGGGCAACTCGATTACAAAGTGATGGAGCGGGGGGCAACCCTCTCGGTGGGGCAGCGCCAGCTGATTTCTTTTATTCGCGCCATGGTGTATCATCCCGAAATCATCGTGCTCGATGAAGCCACCTCTTCAGTAGATACCGAAACCGAAGAATTGATACAACAAGCCATCGAGAAACTGATGAAAGGGCGCACGGCGCTGGTCATTGCTCACCGTTTGTCCACCATACAACATGCCGACAAAATAATAGTACTTGACAAAGGACAAATCGTAGAAATTGGAGACCACGAGCAACTGCTCGAAAAAAATGGCTACTATGCCCGCCTCTATCGCATGCAATATATGGCGGCACGCACTTGA
- the gldD gene encoding gliding motility lipoprotein GldD, which produces MKKFWYGCLCMLLLAACGEEVEYVPKPKGYNRIDLPKHEYQSLPDTFPYFFEYSKHAIIRPDSSWMAEPYWIHIIYPKFGYAEVQVTYKDISDSTEKKLMELINDSYHLTSKHQIKAYSIEETVFKNALGQKAAVFELSGEVPSQFQFYTTDSVRHFLRGALYFRTATKNDSLAPVIDFIKKDIIHMLNTARWNDNLPAKK; this is translated from the coding sequence ATGAAAAAGTTTTGGTATGGTTGCTTGTGCATGCTCTTGCTGGCGGCATGTGGGGAAGAAGTAGAGTATGTGCCCAAACCCAAAGGCTATAACCGCATTGACCTGCCTAAGCATGAATATCAATCCTTACCCGACACCTTTCCCTACTTTTTCGAATACTCGAAACATGCTATCATACGTCCCGATAGCTCTTGGATGGCTGAACCTTATTGGATTCATATTATTTATCCCAAATTTGGATATGCCGAAGTGCAGGTAACCTACAAAGACATTAGCGACAGTACCGAAAAAAAGCTGATGGAGCTTATCAATGACTCTTATCACCTCACGTCCAAGCATCAAATCAAGGCATACTCTATTGAAGAAACTGTATTTAAAAATGCCTTGGGGCAAAAAGCAGCCGTATTTGAGCTAAGTGGCGAAGTGCCCAGTCAGTTTCAGTTTTACACTACCGATTCGGTACGGCATTTCTTGCGCGGAGCTCTCTATTTCCGTACTGCCACCAAAAACGACTCACTGGCACCCGTGATTGATTTCATAAAGAAAGATATCATTCATATGCTCAACACCGCCCGTTGGAACGATAACCTGCCCGCTAAAAAGTAG
- a CDS encoding dihydrolipoamide acetyltransferase family protein codes for MALVKMVMPKMGESIMEGTIINWLKKEGDRIEQDEYILEVATDKVDTEVPATHSGILKQILVKEGEVVPVGQPIAIIETEGEGDQTTSGGAGEAQALNGSAKQAEEAAPQEVAVLEAQMTETIQLLDKPQDGRFYSPLVMSIAKTEGIDMDELARIPGTGKDGRVTKADILAYVEQKKKGALQQPAQTTAPATQKVSPAPEPVQLTEGITADFFAKVRPSQPIPVYEGDEIIEMDRMRKIIAQRMVESKHISPHVTSFVEADVTNLVYWRRKIKAEFQQKENDSITYMPMIVEAVVKALKDYPMMNVSVDGDKIIKHKDINIGIAVALPSGNLIVPVLKNADRYNIVGLAKAINDLARRARENKLKPDELTGGTYTISNVGSFGNVMGTPIIMQPQVGILAIGAIRKKPAVIETPTGDMIGIRHMVFLSHSYDHRVVDGALGGMFVRRVADYLENFNLERKLY; via the coding sequence ATGGCACTTGTAAAAATGGTGATGCCCAAGATGGGCGAAAGTATCATGGAAGGTACTATCATCAACTGGCTGAAAAAAGAAGGCGACCGCATTGAGCAAGACGAGTATATATTGGAAGTAGCCACCGATAAGGTAGATACAGAGGTGCCTGCTACCCATTCCGGCATTTTGAAACAAATATTGGTAAAAGAAGGAGAGGTGGTACCCGTAGGGCAGCCCATTGCCATCATTGAAACCGAAGGCGAAGGCGACCAAACCACCAGCGGCGGTGCAGGTGAAGCCCAAGCTTTGAACGGCAGTGCCAAACAGGCAGAAGAAGCAGCTCCGCAGGAAGTAGCTGTTTTAGAAGCACAAATGACAGAGACCATCCAGTTGCTCGACAAACCCCAAGATGGGCGCTTTTACTCACCTTTGGTGATGAGCATTGCCAAAACCGAAGGCATCGACATGGATGAGCTGGCGCGTATTCCCGGTACTGGCAAAGACGGACGTGTGACCAAAGCCGATATCTTGGCTTACGTAGAGCAAAAGAAAAAAGGTGCCCTGCAACAGCCTGCACAAACCACTGCACCGGCAACCCAGAAGGTGTCCCCTGCTCCTGAGCCCGTGCAGCTTACCGAAGGCATCACTGCCGATTTCTTCGCCAAAGTGCGTCCTTCGCAGCCTATTCCTGTGTATGAAGGCGACGAAATCATTGAAATGGACCGCATGCGCAAAATCATTGCACAGCGCATGGTGGAATCCAAGCACATATCGCCTCACGTTACTTCTTTTGTAGAAGCCGACGTAACCAATTTGGTTTATTGGCGCCGCAAAATCAAAGCCGAGTTCCAACAAAAAGAAAACGATAGCATCACCTACATGCCTATGATTGTGGAGGCAGTGGTGAAGGCACTGAAAGACTACCCCATGATGAATGTGTCGGTAGATGGGGATAAAATCATCAAGCATAAAGACATCAATATAGGTATTGCTGTGGCTCTGCCCAGTGGCAATCTTATTGTGCCTGTATTGAAAAATGCCGACCGTTACAATATCGTGGGTTTGGCAAAAGCCATCAACGATTTGGCGCGTCGTGCCCGCGAAAACAAACTGAAACCCGACGAATTGACCGGCGGCACTTACACCATCTCTAATGTGGGCTCGTTTGGCAACGTGATGGGAACCCCTATCATCATGCAGCCGCAAGTAGGCATTTTAGCAATAGGTGCCATCCGCAAAAAACCAGCAGTCATTGAAACGCCTACTGGCGATATGATTGGCATCCGTCATATGGTTTTCCTGTCGCACTCTTACGACCACCGCGTGGTAGATGGCGCATTGGGTGGTATGTTTGTGCGCCGGGTAGCTGACTATCTCGAAAACTTCAACCTCGAGCGCAAGTTGTATTAA
- a CDS encoding NAD(P) transhydrogenase subunit alpha, whose product MDTQTFITLLYVLILATFVGFELITKVPPTLHTPLMSGSNAISGITIVGAILATGPEPGDFSISKILGIAALLFATINVVGGYAVTDRMLQMFKKKKK is encoded by the coding sequence ATGGACACGCAAACATTCATTACACTTTTGTACGTACTCATATTGGCAACATTTGTCGGTTTTGAGTTGATAACTAAAGTACCACCTACCCTACACACCCCGCTCATGTCTGGCTCGAATGCCATCTCGGGTATTACCATTGTAGGGGCTATCTTGGCGACAGGACCCGAGCCCGGCGATTTTTCCATTTCCAAAATATTGGGCATTGCTGCCTTGTTGTTTGCCACCATCAATGTGGTAGGTGGCTATGCCGTGACCGACCGTATGTTGCAGATGTTTAAGAAAAAGAAAAAATAA
- the gldB gene encoding gliding motility lipoprotein GldB, with protein sequence MKYRLELYFTFLLLFLCLFACDSPENEACLPDVNTDNIDVQVKIVRTDSSLFACNSKEEVARWLNQYPEFAEQYFLRSRWPSDSLLVEELYKLIDTPSLDSVYQEVQAAYGNMQWLKKEFEDAFKRVKYHFPNFTPPVIYTFFTGYGSGATVTRTPDLMVSGNMVVVGMEFFMGPNYRFQPPYPLYIARRYHKGSIVPFVLQMIAPRFIGEDPEDKSMLADMIFYGKAFYFVKNMLPCLPDSTLFGYTEKQLLTLQANEQAIWRHYIDKNVLYETSHLVKKDYVDPAPFCYPIGKDCPGEVGRWSGYLIVRRYHERHPELTLKDILAETDAKKILRESKYKGNYYTTD encoded by the coding sequence ATGAAATACCGCTTGGAACTGTATTTTACTTTTCTGCTGCTGTTTCTTTGCCTTTTTGCTTGCGATTCACCTGAAAATGAAGCATGCCTGCCCGATGTGAATACAGATAATATAGACGTGCAAGTAAAAATAGTACGCACCGACAGCAGCCTGTTTGCCTGCAACAGCAAGGAAGAAGTGGCACGGTGGCTCAATCAATATCCGGAATTTGCAGAGCAGTATTTTTTGCGCTCCCGCTGGCCCAGTGACTCCCTTTTGGTTGAAGAGCTTTACAAACTCATCGATACACCTTCGTTGGACAGCGTGTACCAAGAGGTACAGGCAGCTTATGGCAACATGCAGTGGTTAAAAAAAGAGTTTGAAGATGCTTTTAAGAGAGTGAAATACCACTTTCCCAATTTCACCCCGCCGGTTATTTATACTTTCTTTACGGGCTATGGCAGCGGTGCCACAGTTACTCGTACTCCCGACCTGATGGTATCGGGCAATATGGTAGTCGTAGGCATGGAGTTTTTCATGGGACCCAACTACCGCTTTCAGCCCCCTTATCCGCTCTATATTGCCCGTCGCTATCATAAGGGCTCCATAGTGCCTTTTGTTTTGCAAATGATAGCTCCTCGTTTTATTGGCGAAGACCCGGAAGACAAAAGCATGCTTGCTGATATGATTTTTTATGGCAAAGCCTTCTATTTTGTCAAAAACATGCTACCCTGCCTACCAGATAGCACTCTCTTTGGCTATACAGAAAAACAGCTGCTTACCCTACAAGCCAACGAGCAAGCCATCTGGCGGCACTACATAGACAAAAACGTATTGTATGAAACCAGCCACTTGGTGAAAAAAGACTATGTGGACCCCGCCCCCTTTTGTTATCCTATAGGCAAAGACTGCCCCGGCGAAGTAGGACGCTGGAGTGGCTACCTTATCGTACGCCGCTATCATGAGCGCCACCCGGAACTTACTCTCAAAGACATATTGGCAGAAACCGATGCAAAAAAAATACTAAGGGAATCGAAATACAAAGGCAACTACTATACTACCGATTAG
- a CDS encoding S41 family peptidase, which translates to MKRISSTLLAFLLLLTACRRQESVMPITQFVWEVMDLYYLWNDQMPRVDWRKYTDPHLLLEDLRYKPRDRWSTLYDNGPEFLAYLQSGQLKAFGFGMKWDANNQLRVAYVYANSPAARAGLQRGDIILEVNGQAPTPNTPISFTETSTLKVKKRDSGTEESITMTREVLDINPILATRVIENNGIKIGYVCFNVFLSDAAPLLNQTFNYLKNEGVQEMILDLRYNGGGDVKVAQHLGSLLAPTAAIGNVFMKQVYNQKNSANNKVRYFEEKDARLNLSRLVVITTGSTASASELIINGLRPFMEVKLVGSTTAGKNVGSAVFTHLNYAFLPIIFESRNANDESDYYDGFVPDHQSDDDLSHDFGDPQEASLAAAISYLVNGTFPGVQPRKIPQKASLWQDTPPVDIMVEVE; encoded by the coding sequence ATGAAACGAATCTCATCCACTCTTTTGGCTTTCTTGTTGTTGCTTACTGCCTGCCGACGACAAGAGAGCGTCATGCCCATTACTCAATTTGTGTGGGAGGTGATGGACCTATACTATCTTTGGAACGACCAAATGCCCCGGGTTGATTGGCGTAAATATACTGACCCTCATTTGCTGTTGGAAGATTTACGCTACAAACCGCGCGACCGCTGGAGTACACTCTATGACAACGGTCCCGAGTTTTTGGCTTATCTGCAATCGGGGCAACTCAAAGCCTTCGGCTTCGGTATGAAATGGGATGCCAACAATCAGCTGCGCGTTGCCTATGTGTATGCCAACAGCCCAGCAGCACGCGCCGGCTTGCAACGCGGCGATATCATCTTGGAAGTAAACGGACAAGCACCTACTCCCAATACACCTATCAGCTTCACGGAAACCAGCACGCTGAAAGTGAAAAAGAGGGACAGTGGCACGGAAGAAAGTATTACCATGACCAGAGAAGTACTGGACATCAACCCGATACTGGCTACCAGAGTCATCGAAAACAACGGAATAAAGATTGGTTATGTATGCTTCAATGTCTTTTTGAGTGATGCTGCCCCTCTCTTGAATCAAACTTTTAATTACCTGAAAAATGAAGGGGTGCAGGAAATGATTTTAGACTTGCGTTACAATGGTGGAGGCGATGTGAAGGTTGCCCAACACTTGGGCAGTTTGCTAGCACCTACTGCTGCCATAGGCAATGTGTTCATGAAACAGGTGTATAATCAAAAAAACAGTGCCAACAACAAAGTGCGTTACTTCGAAGAAAAAGATGCTCGCCTCAACCTTAGCCGCTTGGTAGTCATCACCACCGGCTCTACGGCTTCTGCCAGCGAGTTGATTATAAACGGGCTGCGTCCGTTTATGGAAGTTAAGTTGGTAGGCAGCACCACCGCAGGCAAAAATGTAGGGTCGGCGGTCTTTACGCATCTTAACTACGCATTTCTGCCTATCATCTTCGAAAGCCGCAACGCCAACGACGAATCGGATTATTATGATGGTTTCGTGCCCGACCACCAAAGCGACGACGACCTGAGCCATGACTTTGGCGACCCGCAAGAAGCTTCACTGGCAGCTGCTATCAGTTACTTGGTCAATGGCACTTTTCCGGGTGTCCAACCCCGAAAAATACCACAAAAAGCATCGCTGTGGCAAGATACCCCACCTGTGGACATAATGGTAGAGGTAGAATAA
- the truA gene encoding tRNA pseudouridine(38-40) synthase TruA has protein sequence MKRRYFLEIQYKGTHYSGWQRQPNAIGIQQKIEEALSILLRESVTITGSGRTDAGVHARQQFAHFDAFIPFEKHIFLGKVNGLLPNDIVIRDLIEVSEEAHARFDASLRTYEYWIYTKPMPFLHELATYYSYAADVEQMNQLAQGLLSHRDFRCFATGKTDLKHYECHISKAVWEWKTLPLTGTRALCFTISANRFLRGMVRTIVGSLWEIGAGKHPADSWYEALQSGDRRLLGKSALPNGLYLTEVRYPYLPEKQVYHE, from the coding sequence ATGAAGCGCAGGTATTTCCTCGAAATTCAATACAAGGGTACACACTACAGCGGATGGCAACGCCAGCCGAATGCAATAGGCATTCAACAAAAGATAGAAGAAGCCCTCAGCATCTTGTTGCGCGAGAGTGTAACAATTACTGGCAGCGGGCGCACCGATGCGGGCGTACATGCCCGTCAGCAGTTTGCCCATTTCGATGCCTTCATCCCTTTTGAAAAGCATATTTTTTTGGGTAAAGTGAACGGCTTACTGCCTAACGACATAGTCATTCGCGACCTCATAGAGGTATCCGAGGAGGCGCATGCCCGCTTCGATGCTTCGCTTCGAACTTATGAATATTGGATTTATACCAAGCCCATGCCTTTTTTGCACGAATTGGCTACCTATTATTCCTATGCTGCCGACGTGGAGCAAATGAACCAATTGGCGCAAGGCTTGTTATCTCATAGAGATTTTCGCTGTTTTGCAACAGGCAAAACAGACTTGAAACACTACGAGTGTCATATAAGCAAAGCAGTCTGGGAATGGAAAACCTTGCCTCTGACCGGTACGCGGGCGCTTTGTTTTACCATTAGTGCTAATCGCTTTTTGCGTGGCATGGTGCGTACCATTGTGGGCTCTTTGTGGGAGATAGGCGCCGGCAAGCATCCGGCAGACAGCTGGTACGAAGCTCTACAAAGCGGCGACCGTCGTTTACTGGGCAAATCGGCTTTGCCTAATGGACTCTATCTGACCGAAGTGCGTTATCCTTATTTGCCTGAAAAACAAGTATATCATGAATGA
- a CDS encoding CYTH domain-containing protein, translating into MEIERKFIVDKEKVKGIITNKKGKPIIQAYLTEKPEISVRVRKKGEKGFLTIKGKSEGIRRVEFEYEIPVEDVEQMLCVLPLPKVEKTRYEVEYAGKCWEIDVFHGENEGLILAEVELNSETENIETPPWVGKEVSNDVRYFNQYLAFYPFRTWANR; encoded by the coding sequence ATGGAGATAGAAAGAAAATTTATTGTTGATAAAGAGAAAGTTAAGGGTATTATTACAAACAAAAAAGGTAAGCCAATCATTCAAGCTTATTTGACAGAAAAGCCGGAAATCAGTGTAAGAGTGAGAAAAAAAGGAGAAAAAGGCTTTTTAACTATTAAAGGAAAGAGCGAGGGCATCCGGCGAGTTGAGTTTGAATATGAAATACCAGTAGAAGACGTGGAGCAGATGCTGTGTGTGCTGCCACTGCCCAAAGTAGAGAAAACACGTTATGAGGTAGAATATGCCGGCAAATGTTGGGAAATAGACGTTTTTCACGGTGAGAACGAAGGCTTGATTCTGGCAGAGGTAGAGCTGAATTCTGAAACGGAAAATATAGAAACACCCCCTTGGGTAGGCAAGGAGGTGTCAAACGATGTGCGCTATTTCAATCAATATTTGGCATTTTATCCGTTTCGTACTTGGGCTAATCGGTAG
- a CDS encoding adenylate kinase has translation MINLVLFGPPGAGKGTQSKKLIDRYGLVHISTGDLFRKHLSEGSPLGQLAQQYMERGELVPDQVVIDMVADKIRAHQGAKGFIFDGFPRTVSQAEALDEMLKEFNTSVSIMVALDVPEEELKKRLKKRAELEGRVDDQDEAKINNRIRVYLEETLPVASYYEKQGKLRKINGVGEIDEIFAKICKAIEEALVRS, from the coding sequence ATGATAAATTTGGTTTTATTCGGTCCGCCTGGCGCGGGAAAAGGTACTCAAAGCAAAAAGCTCATTGATAGGTACGGATTAGTGCATATTTCAACCGGCGACCTCTTCAGAAAGCATCTGAGTGAAGGCTCTCCCTTGGGTCAGTTGGCTCAACAATATATGGAACGGGGTGAACTGGTGCCCGACCAAGTAGTGATTGATATGGTTGCCGACAAAATACGGGCACATCAAGGAGCAAAAGGATTCATTTTTGATGGTTTTCCGCGTACGGTATCACAGGCAGAAGCCCTCGACGAGATGCTCAAGGAGTTCAATACCTCGGTAAGCATAATGGTGGCTTTGGATGTGCCTGAAGAAGAACTGAAAAAACGTTTGAAAAAACGTGCTGAGCTGGAAGGGCGTGTGGATGACCAAGACGAAGCCAAAATAAACAACCGCATTCGGGTATATTTGGAAGAAACCCTGCCGGTTGCCTCTTATTACGAAAAGCAAGGCAAGTTGCGCAAAATCAACGGTGTTGGTGAGATAGACGAAATTTTCGCCAAAATCTGTAAAGCAATAGAAGAAGCTTTGGTACGCTCATAA
- a CDS encoding Re/Si-specific NAD(P)(+) transhydrogenase subunit alpha, with protein MKVCVLKELAERERRVALTPEIVQKLCKAGFEVHVEQGAGVGSFISDEAYQAAGAHIEVAREVLYAQADVVLKVNAPDPSEIAQMREGAVLISFMYPYTNPPLVEACLQKKITAFAMDAIPRISRAQKMDALSSQANLAGYKAVIMGADALGKIFPLMMTAAGTITPARVLIFGAGVAGLQAIATARRLGAVVEVTDVRPETKEQVESLGGRFLEVEAEGVKTEGGYAREVSEDFLRKQKELISRRIKEADLVITTALVIGKRAPLLVTEEMVQSMKPGSVIVDMAVASGGNCALSEKDKTVVKHGVTIIGESNLPSLVPVNASELYARNIYEFLTHLATPEGFKLDMEEEITAKSIITHNGELLHALTKEILQKN; from the coding sequence TTGAAAGTCTGTGTTCTCAAAGAATTGGCAGAGCGTGAACGAAGAGTAGCGCTCACGCCAGAAATCGTGCAAAAGCTCTGCAAAGCAGGCTTTGAGGTGCACGTAGAGCAAGGAGCTGGCGTCGGCTCTTTTATCAGCGATGAAGCATACCAAGCAGCTGGTGCACACATAGAAGTCGCAAGAGAGGTACTTTATGCACAAGCCGACGTCGTGCTGAAAGTGAATGCACCCGACCCCAGCGAAATCGCTCAGATGCGCGAAGGAGCTGTACTCATCTCTTTTATGTATCCCTACACCAACCCGCCGCTGGTGGAAGCTTGTCTGCAAAAAAAGATTACGGCTTTTGCTATGGATGCCATTCCGCGCATCTCGCGCGCACAGAAAATGGACGCGCTCAGCTCGCAAGCCAACTTGGCGGGTTACAAAGCCGTGATTATGGGGGCAGACGCGCTGGGTAAAATCTTCCCCCTGATGATGACTGCGGCAGGTACCATCACCCCCGCACGCGTGCTTATCTTCGGTGCCGGAGTAGCTGGCTTGCAAGCCATAGCCACCGCCAGACGACTGGGGGCAGTGGTAGAAGTAACCGATGTGCGTCCCGAAACCAAAGAGCAGGTGGAATCATTGGGCGGGCGCTTCCTTGAAGTAGAAGCCGAAGGGGTAAAGACAGAAGGCGGCTATGCCCGCGAAGTATCGGAAGACTTTTTGCGCAAGCAAAAGGAACTCATCAGCCGACGTATCAAAGAAGCCGATTTGGTGATTACGACCGCTTTGGTCATTGGCAAACGAGCCCCTCTGTTGGTTACCGAAGAGATGGTGCAATCGATGAAACCCGGCTCGGTGATTGTGGACATGGCAGTAGCCTCGGGCGGGAACTGTGCCTTGAGCGAAAAAGATAAGACTGTAGTGAAACACGGCGTTACCATCATTGGTGAATCCAACTTGCCTTCCTTAGTGCCGGTCAATGCCAGTGAGCTGTATGCCCGCAACATCTATGAGTTTTTGACCCACTTGGCAACCCCCGAAGGTTTTAAGCTGGACATGGAAGAGGAAATCACCGCCAAGAGCATCATCACCCACAATGGAGAGTTGCTGCATGCTTTGACCAAAGAAATCCTTCAGAAAAACTAA
- a CDS encoding thioredoxin family protein gives MARTPTYNIPLGFEAPDFALPDVISGKIIRLEDVKGEKGTVVAFICNHCPYVKHMIDAFVEVAQDFMPQGIGFVAINANDVTRYPEDAPDKMLLFAQQHRFPFPYLFDESQETAKAYFAACTPDINVFDASLKCVYRGQFDASRPGNDIPPTGEDLRKVLQALCEGTPLPSQQMPSIGCNIKWKEGNEPAYFKN, from the coding sequence ATGGCAAGAACACCTACCTACAACATTCCTTTGGGCTTCGAGGCACCTGACTTTGCCCTACCAGATGTCATATCAGGGAAAATCATCAGACTCGAAGATGTGAAAGGCGAAAAAGGCACCGTCGTGGCTTTCATCTGTAACCACTGCCCCTATGTAAAGCATATGATAGATGCGTTTGTGGAAGTGGCGCAAGATTTCATGCCGCAGGGCATCGGTTTTGTGGCTATCAATGCCAACGACGTGACGCGCTACCCAGAGGATGCCCCAGACAAGATGTTGTTGTTTGCCCAACAGCACCGTTTCCCTTTCCCTTACCTCTTTGACGAAAGCCAAGAAACAGCCAAAGCCTATTTTGCTGCTTGCACTCCCGACATCAATGTATTCGATGCTTCTTTGAAATGCGTATATCGTGGGCAGTTCGATGCCTCGCGCCCGGGCAACGACATACCACCCACTGGCGAAGACCTGCGCAAGGTACTCCAAGCTTTGTGCGAAGGTACTCCTCTGCCCAGCCAACAAATGCCCAGCATAGGATGCAACATCAAATGGAAAGAAGGCAACGAACCGGCTTATTTTAAAAATTAA